GTTTTGTGTAGCAGAAAGATCTTGGATGGCATTAATAGTATCGCTTCTCCTAGTATGCTTATGTTTATTAACATTAAACATATACCTGTTATTTCCTGTTAAAAAAGATTTAAATTTTGTGAAGTATATGAACCACACAGAAGATGAGTTCTCTGCAATGCATAAGCTTAGTTTCAGTAAAAAGGAAGATGAATACACTTCCACAGCGAGGTACTTAATAAGTAAATACATCGAAATATATGAGTCCATTAAGATCGTTGAACCGAAGTACCAAGAAAATTTTATAAGAAACAATTCTATACATAAAATCTATCAAGGCTTTCAGGAAAAAACGAATAATGAAGCTGTTTCATCCAAAAGAAAAATTACCAACATAAACGTAATAACATTATCTATTGACCGATCGACCAAGGACCTAGTTACATTTGCTGGAAATGCTACTGTAGTTTTTACAACCGAGCAAAATAAGGAGGATACTGTGGAGATTAGCTTCACTTTGTCGAATATAAAAGCAACTCTGGCTGGTATAATACCATTTAAATTTATTGTTAATGGTTATAAATATAGATGATCACATTCAAAATATTACTTGGTAGCTAAAAAAAATAACCAAAGTGCATGTAGCAGTAATAACTGGAGGTAAAACTAGAAGCATTGGTGTTTTTTTAATAAAGTAATTTCGAGAAGGTTTTAAGAAAAAGGCATTGTAAATCATCGGTAAAAAGTACAGAGCGTTAAGTATAGTACTAACAATTAACACTAGAGTTACAAACACAGAAAGTATTACATTGCCAGAGTTGAAAACAGCTTGAAAAATGAGAAATTTACCCCAAAAAGTCGGAGCAGGCGGCACCCCTATCATAGACAATGCACCTATAGTAAATGCTGTCATGCTAATTGGCATACTGCGTCCTATACCGTGAATTTTATCTATATATTTCTCACCTGCTTTCGTTATTATTGCTCCGGCAATGAAAAACAAAGTGATTTTTGCAAATGCGTGGCAAACTAATTGAAAAATTGCAACCCTCATGCTGAGCTCACTAAAAATTGAAGCGAACAATATAATATATGACAATTGAGAGATGGTAGAGTAAGCAAGCAATTTCTTTAATTCTTTTTGCTTTAGTGCAATCAATGATGCAGTAATAATAGTAAATCCAGCAGCGTACGGAAGCCACCCTCCAGCAAACCAATTTTGCTGCACAAAACGTTGCATGTTATCGACGCCAAAAGTGTATAATATAACTTTTATGATGATGAAAACTCCGGATTTCACAACAGCAACAGCATGCAGTAGTGCACTCACAGGAGTTGGTGCAACCATTGCTTTTGGTAACCAAAAATGCATTGGCATTAATGCAGCTTTTCCTATTCCGTAAATCAGCATAGCAAAACACACTGCAATGAAAGTGATGAGTGAAGTATCAAATTTGAATATTCCACCACTTACAAAGTC
The nucleotide sequence above comes from Wolbachia endosymbiont of Oedothorax gibbosus. Encoded proteins:
- a CDS encoding conjugal transfer protein TraJ; this translates as MEDKLLESVKNKSYFSKAVEWYCHRYLFCVAERSWMALIVSLLLVCLCLLTLNIYLLFPVKKDLNFVKYMNHTEDEFSAMHKLSFSKKEDEYTSTARYLISKYIEIYESIKIVEPKYQENFIRNNSIHKIYQGFQEKTNNEAVSSKRKITNINVITLSIDRSTKDLVTFAGNATVVFTTEQNKEDTVEISFTLSNIKATLAGIIPFKFIVNGYKYR
- a CDS encoding proton-conducting transporter membrane subunit; translated protein: MLTYLSLPFFITENYLLITALIPLLSALAIFFTSKWPKVSSSVTVASSMLLFAYTCLCTLYWVYDDHSQFILMDFGNNLHISLKLESTGVIFSLLISFLWILTSIYAICYMQNNYADSNHSSFLCFFSISISCAMFIAFSGDLLTTFVFYELLTISTYPLITYNSTNESMIAGRYYFGVLFFSSLVLFFPAIGLLYNEFHTLDFVSGGIFKFDTSLITFIAVCFAMLIYGIGKAALMPMHFWLPKAMVAPTPVSALLHAVAVVKSGVFIIIKVILYTFGVDNMQRFVQQNWFAGGWLPYAAGFTIITASLIALKQKELKKLLAYSTISQLSYIILFASIFSELSMRVAIFQLVCHAFAKITLFFIAGAIITKAGEKYIDKIHGIGRSMPISMTAFTIGALSMIGVPPAPTFWGKFLIFQAVFNSGNVILSVFVTLVLIVSTILNALYFLPMIYNAFFLKPSRNYFIKKTPMLLVLPPVITATCTLVIFFSYQVIF